A section of the Gloeocapsa sp. PCC 73106 genome encodes:
- a CDS encoding acyl carrier protein, whose product WASIGAAARQKVSFKGIGAIEPEEGLAILEKLMSESVTQVGVIPIDWSEFPAISPFFADFSRKSSQHKFDLLEQLKSKRPHERQAFLVAYLQTEISKVLGLPTGQYPHPEQGFFELGMDSLMSIELRNRLEANLGQGIPATAIFQYPTIKALAQYIIEKNYQLEATSVKPQVPTEIKDSLIRELEELEALLGGEP is encoded by the coding sequence TATGGGCATCGATAGGAGCCGCGGCGAGACAAAAAGTAAGTTTCAAGGGTATAGGAGCAATTGAACCAGAAGAGGGACTAGCGATCTTAGAAAAACTAATGTCAGAATCAGTGACACAGGTAGGAGTAATCCCGATAGACTGGTCAGAGTTTCCAGCTATATCCCCCTTTTTTGCCGATTTTAGTAGAAAAAGCTCTCAACACAAATTTGATCTTCTTGAACAACTCAAGTCCAAACGTCCTCATGAGCGTCAAGCATTCTTAGTCGCATACCTACAAACAGAAATCAGCAAAGTCTTAGGATTGCCTACCGGACAATATCCCCATCCAGAGCAGGGATTTTTTGAGCTGGGGATGGATTCTCTAATGTCTATTGAATTACGAAATCGTTTAGAAGCTAACTTGGGTCAAGGGATTCCTGCAACAGCAATTTTTCAATATCCGACAATTAAAGCATTAGCTCAGTATATAATTGAAAAGAATTATCAACTAGAAGCAACATCAGTGAAGCCGCAAGTACCAACTGAAATAAAAGATTCTCTGATTAGAGAACTCGAAGAACTA